In a genomic window of Dehalococcoidales bacterium:
- a CDS encoding YkgJ family cysteine cluster protein, producing MELESDLGNESSNFSCFLCGECCSRYQVRVSLSEARCISEKLGIECEDFLERYTDSRWPGEKSFLLIHRNGACVFLKRVVGEHIAMCSIHSFKPDSCIQWTAGPYRKECRYGLERCWNLSIGENGQLIGSQNNIDRFESFVSSLDSEMPEPQE from the coding sequence ATGGAATTGGAATCAGATTTAGGTAATGAATCCTCAAATTTTTCGTGTTTTTTATGTGGTGAATGTTGCAGCCGATATCAGGTTAGGGTGAGTTTGTCTGAAGCCAGGTGCATCAGCGAGAAGTTGGGGATAGAATGTGAAGATTTCCTTGAGCGTTATACTGACTCAAGGTGGCCAGGTGAAAAAAGCTTCCTTTTAATTCATCGAAATGGAGCCTGCGTGTTTCTTAAGCGGGTTGTTGGTGAGCACATCGCGATGTGCTCGATCCATAGTTTTAAACCGGATTCGTGTATACAATGGACGGCTGGACCATATCGGAAGGAATGCCGGTATGGTCTTGAGCGCTGTTGGAACCTGAGTATTGGGGAAAATGGGCAACTTATCGGCAGCCAGAATAATATCGACCGGTTTGAAAGCTTTGTTTCATCACTTGATTCGGAAATGCCTGAACCTCAGGAATAA
- the selD gene encoding selenide, water dikinase SelD produces MPDKPVNLMSLSEYSGUAAKISPGDLEKALSGLEFKYNPNVLVGIETNDDAGVYRISDDTALVQTLDFITAIGDGEGYTFGQIAAANSLSDVWAMGGKPITAMSIVCFPSDKLETSVLRSIILGALDKVNEAGVALVGGHSVRDNELKFGLSVTGIVHPDRIITNKGARQGDKLILTKPLGTGILNTAMKAGMLEESLKKKTVGYMTRLNKAAGEVMAEMGASAATDITGFGLIGHTWEMASGSNVAVQLEVTKVPVLEKVIEFSRMGIVPGKLHDNINYYACRVEGDLKNDEDWMSILNDPQTSGGLLISVSEDKAGDMLRFIHDSGSPEAAIIGQVTEGHKGHIYLK; encoded by the coding sequence ATGCCTGATAAACCAGTAAATCTTATGAGCTTGTCGGAATACTCCGGCTGAGCAGCCAAAATAAGTCCGGGAGACTTAGAAAAAGCACTTAGCGGCCTGGAGTTTAAGTACAACCCCAACGTACTTGTAGGGATTGAAACTAACGACGATGCCGGCGTTTACCGCATTTCAGACGATACAGCATTGGTTCAAACGCTTGATTTTATTACCGCCATAGGAGACGGTGAAGGTTACACCTTTGGCCAAATAGCGGCGGCGAATTCCCTTTCGGACGTTTGGGCAATGGGAGGCAAGCCTATTACCGCTATGAGTATTGTTTGTTTTCCCTCAGATAAACTCGAGACATCAGTACTGCGTTCAATAATTTTGGGCGCATTGGATAAAGTTAATGAGGCCGGAGTGGCTCTGGTTGGTGGCCACAGTGTAAGGGATAATGAGCTTAAATTTGGCCTCTCGGTTACCGGTATTGTTCATCCGGACCGGATTATTACTAATAAAGGGGCTAGGCAGGGCGATAAACTGATATTAACAAAACCGCTCGGTACCGGAATATTAAACACAGCCATGAAAGCCGGCATGCTGGAAGAAAGCCTTAAAAAGAAGACAGTAGGTTATATGACTCGCTTGAACAAAGCCGCAGGAGAAGTTATGGCCGAGATGGGAGCCAGCGCTGCTACTGATATTACCGGTTTTGGCTTGATCGGGCATACCTGGGAAATGGCCAGCGGGAGCAATGTTGCAGTTCAGTTGGAGGTAACAAAGGTACCTGTATTGGAGAAGGTAATTGAATTCTCCCGTATGGGTATTGTGCCGGGTAAACTACACGATAATATTAATTATTATGCATGCCGAGTTGAGGGCGATCTGAAAAACGATGAGGACTGGATGAGTATCCTCAACGATCCTCAAACATCTGGTGGATTGCTTATTTCTGTTTCTGAAGATAAAGCCGGGGATATGCTCCGTTTCATACACGATTCCGGAAGTCCTGAGGCGGCCATTATTGGCCAGGTAACCGAAGGGCACAAAGGGCATATATATCTAAAATGA
- the selA gene encoding L-seryl-tRNA(Sec) selenium transferase codes for MSKAELNPDKDKLNQEMRKLPQVEVLLSSHELETPVKRYSRPLVMQAISRVLSFARAGIANGKPSPSQEELVKLIIADLDENWPGFGSPVINATGVVLHTNLGRAPLPKAALKAVNHLCGDFSVLEYDLKTGKRGRRAQDLEKLLAILTGTETAMVVNNNAAAVLLILVALANGREAIVSRGELVQIGGGFRVPEIMEQSGVKLTEVGTTNQTYLIDYEKAINENTGLLLKVHRSNFALRGFINEVSVAELMKLGKRHHLPVVYDVGSGSFFDTQEYGMEYEPTVPDAVKEGADIICFSGDKLFGASQAGIIVGKKEYIDKMRSHQLLRAIRIDKMATAVLEAVTLLYLNKEAKQAVPVWHMMGITAEEISERAKALAAKINLSGITAEVKPGLSMVGGGSLPDQTLSTFVVTIKPEISLEAFSSRLRVSTPPVIGRIEDERFVLDLRTVFPEQEEVLLQQITENAR; via the coding sequence ATGAGCAAGGCTGAATTAAACCCGGATAAAGACAAGCTTAATCAGGAAATGCGCAAGCTGCCCCAGGTAGAGGTGCTTCTTTCCAGCCATGAACTGGAAACTCCTGTAAAACGTTACAGCCGGCCGTTGGTTATGCAGGCGATATCCAGGGTACTCTCTTTTGCCCGTGCTGGTATTGCCAACGGTAAGCCTTCTCCTTCCCAAGAAGAATTGGTTAAGCTTATAATTGCCGATCTTGATGAAAACTGGCCAGGCTTCGGCAGCCCGGTAATTAATGCCACCGGAGTTGTTTTGCACACCAATTTGGGAAGAGCCCCACTACCGAAGGCGGCTTTGAAAGCTGTCAACCATCTCTGCGGGGATTTTTCTGTATTGGAATATGATTTGAAAACTGGCAAGCGCGGGCGGCGCGCCCAGGACCTTGAAAAATTGCTTGCGATTCTTACCGGCACCGAAACTGCCATGGTGGTTAATAATAATGCGGCTGCGGTGCTGCTCATTCTAGTTGCCTTGGCCAACGGTCGTGAGGCCATAGTATCTCGAGGTGAATTGGTACAAATTGGCGGTGGTTTTCGGGTACCCGAGATTATGGAGCAGAGTGGGGTTAAGCTGACAGAAGTAGGTACAACAAACCAGACCTATTTGATCGACTACGAAAAGGCGATCAACGAAAACACCGGCTTGCTGCTGAAGGTTCATCGTTCCAACTTTGCTTTGCGTGGTTTCATCAACGAAGTGAGCGTTGCCGAACTCATGAAACTGGGCAAGAGGCACCACCTGCCAGTAGTGTATGACGTTGGGAGCGGATCATTTTTTGATACACAGGAATATGGAATGGAATATGAACCTACCGTTCCCGATGCGGTTAAAGAGGGAGCGGATATAATCTGCTTTTCCGGCGATAAGCTCTTTGGGGCATCACAAGCTGGGATTATCGTAGGAAAAAAAGAATACATAGATAAAATGCGTTCTCATCAGCTGCTGCGGGCAATACGGATAGATAAAATGGCAACTGCTGTACTTGAAGCCGTTACCCTGCTTTACCTTAATAAGGAAGCAAAACAGGCGGTTCCGGTATGGCACATGATGGGAATCACCGCAGAAGAAATCAGCGAGCGGGCAAAGGCGCTTGCTGCCAAAATAAACTTGTCAGGAATTACGGCAGAAGTAAAACCTGGTTTGAGCATGGTTGGGGGCGGTTCTCTTCCTGACCAGACACTGAGCACCTTTGTGGTGACTATCAAGCCTGAAATCTCATTAGAGGCCTTCTCATCACGCTTGCGGGTGAGTACGCCACCTGTTATTGGGCGTATAGAAGATGAGCGCTTTGTTCTTGACCTGCGCACCGTTTTTCCCGAGCAAGAAGAAGTTCTTCTGCAACAGATAACGGAAAATGCCAGATAG
- the selB gene encoding selenocysteine-specific translation elongation factor yields the protein MLTIGTAGHIDHGKSSLVKALTEIDPDRLPEEKIRGMTLDLGFAWLSLPSGEKVGIVDVPGHEHFVRNVIPGISGIDGVILLVAADDGWMPQTEEHMRIINLLGIQNCIIALNKIDIVTDEEWLELVEADITERLKGTSLEGSPIIRISAREGTGINELKDAISSLVQRVKTGRDIGKPRLPVDRVFIIKGSGVVVTGTLHFGALSAGDDIVVLPANTPAHIRSIECYKETSKKVEPGCRVALNLSGVKKDDLGRGDVIVPAWGDKSTSKIVNTRISLLLNPEFSLKNGEEVLIYIETGEYISRVALMGTRELIGGDTGFVQLKLDREAPVYIGQRLIVRRQSPADTIGGGVVLDPFASPFKARYTDTTISWLHRREDLQVENLILTELEKKHFVERNGVLSYSFYSQDDINAVVDELVKQKTVGIKAGYLFQLEDWQEKKNETRRIIDLEHQKNPLKRGITGTALQVKIGLPREILTTMVEEMLTDGIIYRDGEWLAISGYKPGLSSQQQAAEGQIMSLFKAAPFAPPTLKELLRQFPGNEDVIYFLMDKGELVQFADGILLEKITYNKIKSEVTAFLKANGQLAIQDMNKLFGLTRKYTIPVLGQLDKEKVTKREGDVRVLG from the coding sequence ATGTTGACTATTGGTACAGCCGGCCATATAGACCACGGTAAATCCAGCCTTGTAAAAGCCCTTACTGAGATTGACCCAGACCGCTTGCCGGAGGAAAAAATCCGTGGTATGACACTGGATCTGGGGTTCGCCTGGCTCAGTCTTCCATCAGGGGAAAAAGTCGGTATAGTCGATGTTCCTGGCCATGAACATTTTGTTCGTAATGTTATACCCGGTATAAGCGGGATTGACGGTGTTATTCTACTTGTGGCTGCCGATGATGGCTGGATGCCCCAGACCGAAGAACACATGCGAATTATTAATTTGCTGGGTATACAAAACTGCATCATCGCACTAAATAAAATAGACATTGTAACAGATGAAGAGTGGCTTGAATTGGTTGAGGCGGACATCACCGAAAGACTGAAAGGCACCTCATTGGAAGGATCCCCGATTATTCGGATTAGTGCACGTGAAGGCACCGGAATAAATGAGCTGAAGGATGCCATTTCCAGTTTGGTTCAGCGGGTAAAAACTGGTCGCGATATCGGAAAGCCCCGCCTTCCGGTTGATCGTGTTTTCATTATTAAGGGGAGTGGGGTGGTTGTCACCGGCACCCTCCATTTTGGAGCTCTTTCAGCAGGGGACGACATAGTAGTTCTTCCTGCAAATACCCCTGCTCATATCAGAAGCATAGAATGCTATAAGGAGACCTCAAAGAAAGTCGAACCAGGGTGCAGAGTGGCTTTAAACCTGAGTGGAGTTAAAAAAGATGACCTGGGCCGTGGAGATGTCATAGTCCCTGCATGGGGAGATAAAAGTACTAGTAAAATCGTAAATACACGAATAAGTCTTTTGCTTAACCCCGAGTTTAGCCTGAAAAATGGGGAAGAGGTGCTTATATACATTGAAACCGGAGAGTACATAAGCCGGGTTGCCCTGATGGGTACCAGGGAACTTATTGGGGGAGACACAGGCTTTGTACAGCTAAAGCTTGACCGGGAAGCACCAGTATACATTGGCCAGCGATTAATCGTCCGCAGACAATCTCCCGCTGATACAATCGGGGGAGGCGTCGTGCTAGATCCGTTTGCCAGCCCGTTTAAAGCGCGGTATACAGACACAACAATATCCTGGCTGCACCGGCGTGAGGACTTGCAGGTCGAAAACCTAATTTTGACTGAACTGGAAAAAAAACACTTCGTTGAACGTAATGGTGTTCTTTCGTACTCCTTTTATTCGCAGGATGATATCAATGCCGTGGTGGATGAACTTGTTAAACAAAAGACCGTTGGAATCAAAGCCGGCTATCTGTTCCAATTGGAAGACTGGCAGGAGAAGAAGAATGAGACGCGGAGAATTATTGATCTTGAGCACCAGAAAAATCCTCTTAAGCGCGGAATAACCGGAACCGCTTTGCAGGTTAAGATTGGCTTACCCCGGGAAATACTCACAACCATGGTTGAAGAGATGCTTACTGATGGTATTATTTACCGTGACGGGGAGTGGCTTGCGATATCAGGATACAAACCTGGATTGTCATCACAACAGCAAGCAGCTGAAGGGCAGATAATGTCCCTTTTTAAAGCGGCTCCTTTTGCACCCCCGACCCTCAAGGAGTTACTCAGGCAGTTTCCAGGCAATGAAGATGTTATATATTTCCTGATGGATAAAGGGGAGTTAGTGCAATTTGCCGACGGAATATTGCTTGAAAAAATTACCTACAATAAAATCAAGAGCGAGGTGACCGCTTTTCTCAAGGCTAATGGGCAACTAGCAATACAAGATATGAACAAGTTGTTTGGCCTTACCAGGAAGTACACGATCCCTGTTCTTGGACAGCTTGATAAGGAAAAGGTAACCAAGAGAGAGGGAGACGTCAGGGTTCTTGGCTGA
- a CDS encoding DUF5679 domain-containing protein, translating into MQAYCMKCRAKKEMKGATAITMKNGRPATQGVCPDCGTKMFKIGKS; encoded by the coding sequence ATGCAGGCTTATTGTATGAAGTGTCGTGCTAAAAAGGAGATGAAGGGAGCTACCGCCATCACCATGAAGAATGGACGGCCGGCTACTCAAGGCGTTTGTCCCGATTGCGGCACCAAAATGTTCAAAATTGGCAAAAGCTAA
- a CDS encoding YCF48-related protein, with amino-acid sequence MVNKETHQVDPDRIPGYDMVMSRIILAVAMLALQIPIQLNVPVATSPYYHQPALKWNRINTPSEDSIVAPGSDVLQLMAAQDSTLYSVVRDGDCRLYHSEDGGRRWEKLASLEQGFVELVEYRHEAGVLYYATPSMVFRSEDGGRSFSILPWLPGVDGETSFITAIAVASVEGEEIIAATVASSGEGGTRGIFLLKSNEFLSRWCDSGLTSFNAYSVRFIPGYSDEIALAAVGIQEGDFVFKTMIGNAGWSNTWNDGIITSNLKTGLTLEEAVLVFPAGFNPFHPVVLVGLNTEGGGVYRVELASGLTATGVYKLTADGTSAVTSLNVADNGTILAGTATGDLYLSHDHGITWKQPFKPPTGERITSVVALPQGFYVTATGSESAVSFSEDGYHWEQLSWVDTRIDSLLDFAVAPQRCQDKAIYLLTWGGSSSLWYSADGGNSWLRYLNSSVTEGIFEKVCISPEYGRSQEVIYMAGEGSDGSRVWRSADGGKSYVTRNCPLQIDCLEIIGDDELLAGAFDGRCGVILRSQNAGRSYTYSIAGEAPIYSLAVAPGSAGWNILTGDFAGGVYYSENAGVNFCRLSGTDKLSGAISVSFDNAFSENNRIFAASDFPGEGIYSAKVSSEIDWKRLELEDEQVQSRMGCLVVAENGLVYAADLQPLKLEADRGKVMRILRTTQGPAAVEIITKGLDEGCSLGKMISAGNTLWAIDINNNRLLHYTDTLASPPELVFPLDGAKDVGIAGNGYVSNIRLEWEVLPGAAEYHWQVSDNSSFSKIQEDLEGFSDHTELLLPKLDAETSYYWRIRAVKPVSSVWSETGRFKTALPTSVVTPRLEKPLPGERDVVTRPLFQWEKIEGADYYELVVGTNPDFKEPVLTCIGLEALRANACQATDELEYATVYFWKVRAVDAGGASDWSGVGSFRTADPPGQPGVPATESPVTTITLPITTVINIGDITVVVPPLEIPGQTIVVTQSPGPSYPQITTRMPQYVYVIIVLLGMALFVLLILLTVITVRSRQG; translated from the coding sequence TTGGTTAATAAAGAAACCCATCAGGTTGACCCAGACCGAATACCCGGTTATGATATGGTCATGTCCCGCATTATCCTGGCAGTGGCAATGCTGGCACTCCAAATACCAATACAATTAAACGTCCCGGTGGCAACTTCCCCCTACTACCACCAGCCGGCTTTAAAATGGAACAGGATTAATACTCCTTCCGAAGATTCGATAGTTGCCCCTGGAAGTGACGTTTTACAGCTCATGGCTGCCCAAGATTCAACACTTTATAGTGTTGTTAGGGACGGAGACTGCCGCCTCTATCATTCTGAGGATGGCGGGCGCCGTTGGGAGAAGCTCGCATCGCTTGAACAAGGTTTCGTAGAACTTGTGGAATACCGCCATGAAGCAGGTGTTTTATATTATGCCACCCCTTCCATGGTTTTTAGATCAGAAGATGGCGGTCGTTCATTTTCCATCCTCCCATGGTTACCCGGGGTAGATGGGGAAACAAGTTTTATTACCGCTATCGCGGTTGCATCGGTTGAAGGAGAAGAAATAATTGCGGCAACGGTGGCGTCTTCCGGAGAAGGTGGAACCCGCGGTATTTTTCTGCTGAAATCCAACGAATTTCTTTCCCGCTGGTGTGATAGCGGTCTCACATCTTTTAATGCCTATTCAGTCAGGTTTATTCCTGGCTATAGTGATGAAATTGCTCTGGCTGCGGTTGGTATTCAGGAAGGCGATTTTGTTTTCAAAACGATGATAGGCAATGCAGGCTGGAGTAATACGTGGAACGATGGGATTATCACGAGCAATTTGAAAACTGGCCTAACACTGGAGGAAGCCGTTTTAGTGTTCCCGGCTGGATTTAATCCCTTTCACCCGGTGGTACTGGTCGGTTTGAATACAGAGGGAGGAGGGGTGTACCGGGTAGAATTGGCCAGTGGTTTGACAGCTACTGGTGTTTATAAGTTAACGGCAGATGGCACCAGCGCGGTAACTTCACTGAACGTAGCTGACAATGGAACTATCCTGGCAGGAACAGCTACAGGTGACCTGTATCTTTCCCATGATCATGGGATAACCTGGAAACAGCCGTTCAAACCACCGACAGGGGAAAGAATCACCTCTGTTGTGGCGCTTCCGCAAGGTTTTTATGTGACCGCCACGGGTTCTGAGAGCGCAGTTTCTTTTTCTGAAGATGGTTACCATTGGGAGCAATTATCATGGGTTGATACACGCATAGATTCCCTGCTGGATTTTGCAGTTGCGCCTCAGCGCTGTCAGGATAAAGCCATTTATTTATTAACCTGGGGAGGAAGTTCCAGCCTCTGGTATTCTGCAGATGGAGGAAACAGCTGGCTCCGCTATTTGAACAGCAGCGTGACTGAAGGTATTTTTGAAAAAGTGTGCATTTCGCCGGAATATGGACGATCGCAGGAAGTTATATATATGGCTGGTGAAGGCAGTGATGGCTCCAGGGTATGGAGATCAGCAGATGGCGGGAAAAGTTATGTCACGAGGAATTGCCCGCTTCAGATTGACTGCCTGGAAATCATTGGTGATGACGAACTGTTGGCCGGGGCTTTCGATGGAAGGTGCGGAGTTATTCTGCGTTCTCAAAACGCTGGCCGTTCATATACGTATTCTATAGCTGGAGAAGCACCCATATATTCTTTGGCAGTTGCTCCCGGTTCGGCTGGTTGGAATATATTAACTGGAGATTTTGCCGGGGGCGTATATTATTCCGAGAACGCAGGCGTAAATTTTTGCCGGTTGTCCGGTACAGACAAACTCAGTGGTGCGATCAGCGTGTCGTTTGATAACGCTTTTAGCGAAAACAATCGTATCTTTGCGGCTTCGGACTTTCCCGGTGAAGGTATATACTCCGCCAAAGTTTCTTCGGAAATAGATTGGAAGAGACTGGAGCTCGAAGACGAGCAGGTGCAGAGCAGGATGGGCTGTCTGGTTGTTGCTGAAAATGGCCTGGTATATGCTGCTGATCTGCAGCCATTGAAGTTGGAGGCAGATCGGGGCAAGGTGATGCGAATCCTTAGAACTACGCAAGGTCCGGCAGCTGTTGAAATAATTACAAAGGGGCTTGATGAGGGGTGTTCTCTCGGGAAAATGATATCAGCAGGAAACACATTATGGGCAATAGATATCAACAATAACAGGCTTCTCCATTATACGGATACGCTTGCCAGCCCTCCGGAATTAGTATTCCCGCTGGATGGGGCAAAAGATGTTGGCATTGCTGGTAATGGTTATGTAAGCAACATCCGGCTTGAATGGGAGGTCTTGCCCGGGGCGGCGGAATACCACTGGCAGGTTTCTGACAACTCTTCTTTTAGTAAAATCCAGGAAGATTTAGAAGGATTTTCCGACCATACTGAGCTTTTGTTGCCCAAGCTGGATGCGGAAACCAGCTATTATTGGCGTATAAGGGCGGTAAAGCCAGTTTCCAGTGTATGGTCAGAGACAGGACGGTTTAAAACCGCACTCCCGACCAGTGTGGTTACTCCCAGGTTGGAAAAACCCTTGCCTGGAGAAAGAGACGTGGTTACCAGGCCGTTATTCCAGTGGGAGAAAATCGAAGGCGCAGACTATTACGAACTGGTAGTAGGTACTAACCCAGATTTCAAGGAACCGGTTTTAACCTGTATCGGGCTGGAAGCCTTAAGAGCTAATGCCTGCCAGGCGACCGATGAGCTTGAATATGCAACTGTGTATTTTTGGAAAGTCAGGGCGGTAGATGCTGGCGGAGCAAGTGACTGGAGCGGAGTTGGCAGTTTTAGAACAGCAGATCCACCAGGCCAGCCAGGAGTACCTGCCACGGAATCTCCCGTGACTACTATTACCTTGCCGATAACCACTGTTATCAATATTGGGGATATCACCGTAGTTGTTCCGCCTCTGGAGATTCCTGGGCAGACTATAGTCGTGACGCAATCTCCTGGTCCCAGCTACCCTCAGATAACTACGCGGATGCCACAATATGTCTATGTGATAATTGTATTGTTGGGAATGGCTTTGTTCGTATTGCTAATACTGCTTACTGTAATTACAGTTAGAAGCCGGCAGGGCTAA
- a CDS encoding MBL fold metallo-hydrolase, with product MEISWLGLSSFRIKGKQVTLITDPFLSETGDNSNRSAANIVCLSYQSPTADVAIEKIGGNPYIIRGPGEYEVSNALIIGIPCYQDDNKGSVRGKNTIYALEIEELSVCHLGRLGHLLDDEEIETIGNVDVLLLPVGGNITINASLAAKLVRNIEPKIVIPMHYKTSGISLEIDPVDKFLNEIGAQGLMAQPKFNITKNNLPQTTQVILLEQPS from the coding sequence ATGGAAATTAGCTGGCTTGGTCTATCATCCTTCCGCATCAAAGGTAAGCAGGTTACCCTTATTACCGATCCTTTTCTTTCAGAAACCGGTGATAACTCAAATCGCAGCGCTGCCAATATTGTCTGTCTTAGCTATCAAAGCCCCACAGCAGATGTTGCTATAGAGAAAATTGGCGGAAATCCCTATATAATCCGGGGCCCGGGAGAGTACGAAGTAAGCAATGCCCTCATCATCGGTATACCTTGTTATCAAGATGACAACAAAGGCTCAGTTCGCGGTAAGAATACCATCTACGCGCTTGAGATTGAGGAACTATCTGTGTGCCACCTGGGGAGACTGGGGCATCTTTTAGACGACGAAGAAATAGAAACCATTGGCAATGTCGATGTACTTTTACTTCCCGTAGGCGGCAATATCACGATTAACGCTTCTCTTGCAGCCAAGCTTGTACGCAATATTGAACCTAAAATCGTGATACCCATGCATTATAAAACCAGTGGAATCTCGCTTGAGATTGATCCGGTAGATAAATTTCTTAATGAAATAGGCGCCCAAGGTCTTATGGCACAGCCCAAGTTTAATATCACTAAAAATAACCTCCCTCAAACTACCCAGGTAATACTTTTGGAACAACCCTCCTAA
- a CDS encoding metallophosphoesterase family protein: MRIAILADIHANLAAFTAVLRDCEQRGGVDEYWLLGDLVNYGPDPEKCVEIVRRLKHCAIAGNHDLAAIGKLSTRFFNPDAVAAMEWTMQQLSPRNIDFLAGLEQISWRGDFMLVHGSPRDPVGEYLISRGQAEENFRVFKNKYCFVAHSHEPLMFRLDEEGHASFVNFTESIGQVLGDWRLIINPGSVGQPRDGDPRASYVMLDSETSMIKLYRVAYDIGATQLKMVRANLPMRLVARLEKGL; the protein is encoded by the coding sequence ATGCGTATCGCAATTCTGGCTGATATACATGCTAACTTGGCCGCTTTTACCGCCGTTCTTCGAGATTGTGAACAGCGAGGCGGTGTTGACGAATATTGGTTATTAGGAGACCTGGTTAATTACGGGCCTGATCCAGAAAAATGTGTGGAGATTGTGCGCCGCCTGAAACACTGCGCTATTGCGGGTAATCATGATCTGGCTGCTATCGGGAAATTATCAACTCGGTTTTTCAACCCGGATGCTGTCGCTGCCATGGAATGGACGATGCAGCAGTTAAGTCCGCGCAATATCGATTTTTTGGCAGGCTTAGAGCAAATATCTTGGCGTGGAGACTTTATGCTGGTGCATGGAAGCCCCAGAGACCCGGTGGGAGAATACTTGATTTCCAGAGGCCAGGCTGAAGAAAACTTCCGTGTCTTTAAAAACAAGTATTGTTTCGTCGCCCATTCACATGAACCGCTGATGTTTCGTTTGGATGAAGAAGGGCATGCCTCGTTTGTAAATTTTACCGAGAGCATTGGGCAGGTACTTGGGGATTGGCGGTTGATAATCAATCCCGGAAGTGTAGGACAGCCGCGTGACGGAGATCCAAGAGCAAGCTATGTTATGCTCGATAGTGAAACTTCAATGATCAAGCTATACCGGGTGGCTTATGACATTGGGGCAACACAATTAAAAATGGTGAGAGCTAATCTGCCCATGAGACTGGTAGCGAGGCTTGAGAAAGGGCTTTAA
- the rsmA gene encoding 16S rRNA (adenine(1518)-N(6)/adenine(1519)-N(6))-dimethyltransferase RsmA: MEETEDKINQPSLGRETRTLLKNAGLKAKKSLGQHFLVDKRVLGKIMVAGGVSEDDVVIEVGPGLGVLTQELACHARQVICIEIDANLASNLGARLSEFNNVTIINRDVLDTSPSDVLPPGQAHYKVIANLPYYITSPVLRHFLEANIPPDLMVVMVQKEVARSIAAKPGKMSLLSVGVQLYGRAEIIATVPARSFHPVPKVESAIVRVASYPKAVVPQQYRNSFFDIVRAGFGSPRKQLINTLSHGLGMDKASVLGIMLEAGIDPIRRAESLSIDDWHRLWCFFRAGKGEG; encoded by the coding sequence TTGGAAGAAACTGAGGATAAAATAAATCAACCGTCACTTGGCAGAGAAACCAGAACGTTGCTCAAAAACGCAGGCCTTAAGGCAAAAAAGAGTCTGGGGCAGCACTTCCTGGTAGATAAGCGAGTGCTGGGCAAGATTATGGTAGCAGGGGGTGTTTCCGAAGATGATGTCGTAATAGAAGTCGGTCCGGGACTTGGCGTTTTAACTCAAGAGCTTGCCTGCCATGCCAGACAGGTGATCTGTATAGAAATCGATGCTAATTTGGCGAGTAATCTTGGTGCCAGGTTATCAGAATTTAACAATGTCACTATCATTAACAGGGATGTGCTGGATACTTCCCCGTCTGATGTTCTCCCTCCAGGGCAAGCCCATTACAAAGTCATAGCCAATCTCCCTTACTACATCACTTCTCCAGTACTGCGTCATTTTTTAGAAGCCAACATACCTCCTGATCTGATGGTTGTGATGGTTCAAAAAGAAGTCGCGAGATCCATTGCAGCCAAACCAGGAAAAATGAGCTTGCTGAGCGTTGGCGTTCAGCTATATGGAAGGGCAGAGATTATTGCTACAGTTCCGGCGCGGAGTTTTCATCCGGTACCCAAAGTAGAATCGGCAATCGTTCGGGTTGCCAGCTACCCCAAAGCTGTCGTGCCACAACAATATAGAAATAGCTTTTTCGATATTGTTCGCGCTGGCTTTGGATCACCGCGAAAGCAGTTGATAAATACTCTTTCTCACGGTCTTGGGATGGATAAAGCGAGCGTGCTGGGAATAATGCTTGAGGCGGGCATCGATCCGATAAGAAGGGCAGAGAGTCTTTCAATAGATGATTGGCACCGCCTATGGTGTTTTTTTCGAGCAGGAAAAGGAGAAGGCTAG